One genomic region from Candidatus Cybelea sp. encodes:
- a CDS encoding sodium:proton antiporter, whose product MKLWQILAIVALGVVYGLFQPGRLAYAFGHATLYVFLPALLFEAAWNLNFRAMRRQWLPIAMLAGPGVLLTAGMVAGALAIVGVPLGPALLTGAILSATDPIAVVAVFRRLPVPRTLATIVECESLFNDAVAVVLYRAVLAGIALGVAGAGSIALITLQTIAGAVCGVALGIALAFIAARALQRAAGGAAVQIATTLSCAYGAYFAADYLHLSGIFATIAFGIALRYYERASITLTIAREVEHFWDVAALCANAVVFFLAGAALEISRLTAAPIFTVAALAGVAIARFAVASLLCPGPVRREWVGVVRVAGMRGALSLALALALPASLPFREAIVDATFAVVLATLLAGGLALDRVVRRAALRHTPSG is encoded by the coding sequence GTGAAGCTCTGGCAAATTCTGGCGATCGTTGCGCTGGGGGTCGTCTACGGATTGTTTCAGCCCGGCCGGCTGGCATACGCATTCGGCCATGCGACCCTCTACGTCTTTCTGCCGGCACTGCTCTTCGAGGCCGCATGGAACTTGAATTTCCGTGCGATGCGACGGCAGTGGCTCCCAATCGCGATGCTCGCGGGTCCGGGCGTTTTGCTTACGGCCGGCATGGTTGCCGGCGCGCTCGCGATCGTCGGCGTACCGCTCGGCCCGGCGCTGCTTACCGGCGCGATCTTGAGTGCGACCGATCCGATCGCCGTCGTCGCGGTCTTCCGCCGGCTGCCCGTGCCGCGGACGCTGGCGACGATCGTCGAATGCGAGTCGCTCTTTAACGATGCCGTCGCCGTCGTGCTGTACCGCGCCGTGCTGGCCGGAATTGCACTGGGCGTCGCCGGTGCGGGTTCGATCGCACTTATCACCCTGCAAACGATCGCCGGTGCGGTGTGCGGCGTCGCGCTGGGGATCGCACTTGCGTTTATCGCCGCCCGCGCGTTGCAGCGAGCCGCCGGGGGCGCGGCGGTGCAAATCGCGACAACGCTTTCCTGCGCCTACGGCGCCTACTTTGCGGCCGACTATCTTCACCTCTCCGGCATCTTTGCGACCATCGCTTTCGGGATTGCGCTGCGCTATTACGAGCGCGCCTCCATCACGTTGACGATCGCCCGTGAGGTCGAGCACTTCTGGGACGTCGCCGCACTCTGCGCAAATGCGGTCGTCTTCTTTTTGGCGGGGGCAGCCTTGGAGATCAGCCGGCTCACGGCGGCACCGATCTTTACCGTCGCCGCCCTAGCGGGCGTCGCGATCGCACGCTTCGCGGTCGCTAGCCTTTTGTGCCCCGGTCCCGTACGGCGGGAATGGGTCGGCGTGGTTCGCGTCGCGGGGATGCGCGGCGCCCTCTCTCTCGCGCTCGCGCTCGCGCTGCCCGCGTCGCTTCCGTTTCGCGAAGCGATCGTCGATGCGACGTTCGCCGTTGTACTGGCGACCTTGCTCGCCGGCGGTCTCGCGCTCGACCGTGTCGTCCGGCGAGCGGCGCTGCGTCACACGCCGAGCGGATAG